The proteins below are encoded in one region of Macrococcus armenti:
- a CDS encoding helix-turn-helix domain-containing protein — protein MNKAQEVENEIKALLASDVSSNELSRKADISLSTVSRLRNGKMELGNITLTNAKKLYKAVDELDDLLT, from the coding sequence ATGAACAAAGCGCAGGAAGTCGAAAACGAAATAAAAGCGTTGTTAGCTTCTGATGTATCAAGTAACGAATTGAGTCGTAAGGCTGATATATCGCTATCGACGGTTAGCCGTTTGCGTAACGGTAAAATGGAATTAGGTAACATCACATTAACGAACGCTAAAAAGCTATATAAAGCGGTGGACGAGTTGGACGATTTATTAACTTAA